One genomic region from Onychostoma macrolepis isolate SWU-2019 chromosome 23, ASM1243209v1, whole genome shotgun sequence encodes:
- the avpr2aa gene encoding vasopressin V2 receptor, with translation METFSEEAGWEGSLHATVAWSNFSSSFSEHTGLNSTFKGGSYFWLVSQNNSINPTQTPGPVRVRDISLAKAEIGVLGLVLALTTLGNGFVLWVLLRRRKYNAPMHLFMVNLCVADLVVAFFQVLPQLVWDITERFQGPDVLCRSVKYLQIVGMFASSYMIVAMTVDRHYAICCPLQAYKGGAVSCWNTPIMVAWGLALVLSVPQVFIFSRSEVSPGVFECWGKFAEPWGLKAYVTWMTIAVFLLPTFIITVCQVRIFKEIHDNIYLKSERVVSADMKNNLVIFHFPIFKKRASTVREKAKRSRKTRETRELHKKNTNSDSSHSHTCNSEDAPEPDCCDQSCQDGFSPNDLASQTHSSSPDVLPHIQTHPHTIWSNSAAVQTPHGNSVPQRNSYNTTTENSNASSNPSFPPCPLHPPLTGVSKAMSKTVRMTLVIVLVYTLCWSPFFIVQLWAAWDPNPPDQGVAFTILMLLASLNSCTNPWIYTAFSSSVSRELLALLRCRPKLPRRSSMHDHSSDINTSTTKDNQY, from the exons ATGGAGACCTTCTCAGAGGAGGCAGGTTGGGAAGGATCCCTCCATGCAACCGTTGCATGGTCTAACTTCTCCTCCTCGTTCTCTGAGCATACTGGACTTAACAGTACTTTCAAAGGTGGCTCATACTTCTGGTTGGTGTCTCAAAACAACTCAATAAACCCCACTCAGACACCTGGTCCGGTCAGGGTGCGGGACATATCTCTGGCTAAAGCTGAGATTGGAGTTCTGGGTCTGGTTCTCGCTCTCACAACACTAGGGAATGGTTTTGTACTGTGGGTTCTGCTGAGGCGGCGCAAATACAACGCACCCATGCACCTATTCATGGTCAATCTGTGTGTTGCAGATCTTGTGGTGGCGTTTTTTCAG GTGCTCCCGCAGCTAGTATGGGATATCACTGAGAGATTTCAAGGTCCAGATGTCCTGTGCCGCTCAGTGAAATATCTGCAGATTGTGGGAATGTTTGCATCCTCTTACATGATTGTTGCTATGACAGTGGACCGCCATTATGCCATCTGCTGCCCCCTGCAGGCTTACAAAGGAGGGGCAGTTTCATGCTGGAATACACCCATCATGGTAGCCTGGGGTCTAGCCCTTGTTCTCAGTGTGCCACAG GTGTTTATTTTCTCCAGGTCAGAGGTCTCTCCGGGGGTGTTTGAGTGCTGGGGGAAATTTGCTGAGCCTTGGGGGTTAAAAGCGTATGTCACCTGGATGACTATAGCTGTGTTTCTGCTTCCTACCTTTATTATCACCGTTTGTCAG GTACGAATATTCAAAGAAATCCATGACAACATCTACCTGAAATCAGAACGTGTGGTTTCTGCTGACATGAAGAATAACCTGGTCATTTTTCACTTTCCCATCTTCAAAAAACGGGCCAGCACCGTCCGAGAGAAAGCAAAACGCTCACGAAAGACGAGAGAAACAAGGGAACTTCATAAAAAGAACACCAACAGTGACTCGTCCCATTCTCACACCTGTAACTCTGAGGACGCACCAGAGCCGGATTGTTGTGACCAATCTTGTCAGGATGGCTTCAGTCCTAATGACCTGGCCTCACAGACTCACAGTTCATCCCCTGATGTGCTGCCTCACATTCAGACTCACCCTCACACCATCTGGAGCAACTCTGCTGCTGTCCAGACACCACATGGGAACTCTGTTCCTCAGAGGAACTCTTATAACACCACTACTGAGAACTCCAATGCTTCTTCAAACCCCTCTTTCCCACCTTGCCCCCTCCATCCACCTCTTACAGGTGTGTCGAAAGCTATGTCTAAAACAGTGAGGATGACTCTGGTCATTGTGCTTGTCTACACATTGTGTTGGTCACCCTTCTTCATTGTACAGCTGTGGGCTGCCTGGGACCCCAATCCCCCTGACCAAG GAGTGGCTTTCACTATCCTGATGCTGTTAGCCAGTCTGAACTCCTGTACGAACCCATGGATCTACACAGCCTTTTCCAGCAGCGTGTCCCGTGAACTTCTCGCTCTGCTGCGCTGTCGGCCAAAGCTGCCCCGCAGGAGCTCAATGCACGACCACTCCAGTGACATAAACACCTCCACTACCAAGGACAACCAGTACTGA